A stretch of the Ptychodera flava strain L36383 chromosome 18, AS_Pfla_20210202, whole genome shotgun sequence genome encodes the following:
- the LOC139117188 gene encoding uncharacterized protein codes for MTSKLRPAPPLSAMKVKALKLSELGCFQELVTKLSIRLDVPRDIGGDYRDLLEKLGVPYTITAFLAITGSPTRKGLEHVGSQVTVFRLVIVLRELERHDCIEDVEIVLWRNVCDENGDNQNLHIDDILELQENDRFSNRENGLCDVDEQQWTQLVKLVYQLIVMPVITIVYNATLFLWRHVGNAINYYIAFVTRESYILLQALYKNFETIAIKFLIRGRTDDGFVSFWLMSLSVVERFVLLFLVFNDTVLLTPFWETGHTFSLLEHLVVALPVYISWFMEPRMSRLHETTLEKTAWIQLKEEIVMKDADQHISQLRGREKSEMIEIRNSLMCLVPLQISVLLGCCYTLSCGGDRVTQICYQNAFFVGVVCLHVADVFYRVFVFVAYYITLNPSNRFYFSPVEIDMEKKYIRRQLNANFD; via the exons ATGACAAGCAAACTTAGGCCTGCGCCTCCTTTAAGCGCAATGAAAGTCAAGGCTTTGAAACTTTCCGAGTTGGGCTGCTTTCAAGAACTGGTCACCAAACTATCTATTCGTCTTGATGTTCCTCGTGATATCGGCGGCGATTACAGAGATTTATTAGAGAAACTCGGGGTTCCATACACGATAACTGCTTTCTTAGCGATAACTGGGTCGCCGACGAGGAAAGGTTTGGAACATGTCGGCAGCCAAGTGACAGTGTTTCGACTGGTAATCGTTCTCAGAGAGCTAGAAAGGCACGACTGCATTGAAGATGTGGAAATCGTCTTGTGGCGCAATGTGTGCGACGAAAATGGAG ATAATCAGAATCTTCATATAGATGATATTCTGGAACTCCAAGAGAATGACAGGTTTTCCAATAGAGAAAATG GTTTGTGCGACGTGGACGAACAACAGTGGACTCAGCTGGTAAAACTAGTCTACCAGCTAATTGTTATGCCAGTGATAACTATTGTATATAATGCTACTTTATTCTTGTGGCGACACGTCGGAAACGCGATCAACTATTACATTGCTTTCGTTACCAGAGAGAGCTATATTCTCTTGCAAGCCCTTTACAAAAACTTCGAAACAATAGCAATCAAATTCCTGATTCGAGGGCGCACTGACGATGGTTTCGTCTCGTTCTGGTTGATGTCACTGAGCGTGGTGGAGAGGTTCGTTCTGCTTTTCCTGGTCTTCAACGATACCGTGTTGTTGACGCCTTTCTGGGAGACCGGTCACACATTCAGTCTGTTGGAACACCTCGTGGTTGCCCTCCCTGTGTATATTTCATGGTTTATGGAGCCGAGGATGTCTAGGCTGCATGAAACAACACTGGAGAAGACAGCTTGGATCCAACTGAAAGAG GAAATAGTTATGAAAGACGCCGATCAACACATATCACAACTCAGAGGGAGAGAGAAATCGGAAATGATCGAAATCCGAAATTCCCTGATGTGTTTGGTACCGCTGCAGATTTCAGTCCTGCTCGGCTGTTGTTACACCCTTTCGTGTGGAGGGGACAGGGTCACTCAGATTTGCTACCAGAACGCATTCTTTGTCGGCGTTGTTTGCCTCCATGTTGCCGATGTCTTCTACagagtgtttgtgtttgtggcTTATTATATAACTCTAAATCCATCGAATAGATTTTACTTCAGTCCCGTGGAAATAGATATGGAAAAGAAGTATATTCGAAGACAGCTAAATGCCAACTTTGATTGA
- the LOC139117187 gene encoding uncharacterized protein — translation MKVGDLKLSELGCFQELVTKLSIRLDVPRYIGGDYRDLLERLGVPDAITAFLAITGSPTRKGLEHVGSKVTVFRLVIVLRELERDDCIEDVEIVLWRNLCDENGGNQNLHVDGILELKENDRFSNRDNGNQNVNIDGFTDLKEDVPFFNKDNGLCDVNEQEWTQLLKLVHQLIVLPVITFVYNGTLFLTRNILNGVDYYIGFVTKESYILLQALYKNFETIAIKYLIRGRTDDGFVSFWLMSLSVVERFVLLFLVFNDIVLLTPFWETGHTFSLLEHLVVALPVYISWFMEPRMSRLHETTLEKTAWIQLKEEIGMKDADQHISRLRGREKSEMIEIRNSLMCLVPLQFSVLLGCCYTLSCGGDRATQICYQNAFFVSVVCLHVADVFYRVFVFVAFYITLNPSNRFYFSPVEIDMEKKYIRRQIHANFD, via the exons ATGAAAGTCGGGGATTTGAAACTTTCTGAGTTGGGCTGCTTTCAAGAACTGGTCACCAAACTCTCTATTCGTCTTGATGTTCCTCGTTATATTGGCGGTGATTATAGAGATTTATTAGAGAGACTCGGAGTTCCGGACGCGATAACTGCTTTCCTAGCGATAACTGGGTCGCCGACGAGGAAAGGTTTGGAACATGTCGGCAGCAAAGTGACAGTGTTTCGACTGGTAATCGTTCTCAGAGAGCTAGAAAGGGACGACTGCATTGAAGATGTGGAAATCGTCTTGTGGCGCAATCTGTGCGACGAAAATGGAG GTAACCAGAATCTTCATGTAGATGGTATTCTGGAACTCAAAGAGAATGACCGTTTTTCCAACAGAGACAATG GTAATCAGAATGTCAATATAGATGGTTTTACGGACCTCAAGGAGGATGTCCCCTTTTTCAACAAAGACAATG GTTTGTGCGACGTGAACGAACAAGAGTGGACTCAGCTGCTTAAGCTAGTCCACCAGCTAATCGTTTTGCCAGTGATAACTTTTGTGTATAATGGTACCTTATTCTTGACACGAAACATCCTCAACGGGGTCGACTATTACATTGGTTTTGTTACCAAAGAGAGCTATATTCTCTTGCAAGCCCTGTACAAAAACTTCGAAACAATAGCAATCAAATACTTGATTCGAGGACGCACTGACGATGGTTTCGTCTCCTTCTGGTTGATGTCACTGAGCGTGGTGGAGAGGTTCGTTCTACTTTTCCTTGTCTTCAACGATATCGTGTTGTTGACACCTTTCTGGGAGACCGGCCACACATTCAGTCTGTTGGAACACCTCGTGGTTGCCCTCCCTGTGTATATTTCATGGTTTATGGAGCCGAGGATGTCTAGGCTGCACGAGACAACCCTAGAGAAGACAGCTTGGATCCAACTGAAAGAG GAAATTGGCATGAAAGACGCTGATCAACACATATCACGACTCAGAGGGAGAGAGAAATCGGAAATGATCGAAATCCGAAATTCTCTGATGTGTTTGGTACCCCTGCAGTTTTCCGTCCTACTCGGCTGTTGTTACACCCTTTCGTGTGGAGGGGACAGGGCCACTCAGATTTGCTACCAGAATGCATTCTTCGTCAGCGTTGTTTGCCTCCATGTTGCCGATGTCTTCTACagagtgtttgtgtttgtggcTTTTTATATAACCCTCAATCCGTCGAATAGATTTTACTTCAGTCCTGTGGAAATAGATATGGAAAAGAAATATATTCGAAGACAGATACATGCCAACTTCGATTGA